A section of the Bombus terrestris chromosome 2, iyBomTerr1.2, whole genome shotgun sequence genome encodes:
- the LOC100652309 gene encoding uncharacterized protein MAL13P1.304 isoform X2, whose translation MASDLSSECTETVGVLDEKEEGEISLEDVSSSEEGHLNYGYGTKISHCSNFLSTQQNATCCTAPAKFYPSKGSTRRDAVQGKENLHQMKESGCIGTKHTASTLQEKNDDLVPISSDSDMEIVGLADNSKQIMIRSASKNRKKKKKKKKRNRVLSLDNLVSSATADVSKKECPSVVKDDATKNTSRSHYREMSPIHRRSRSRIIPRSSPKRHRSLIKSRSPFRRSKSPITRTRSPVARRSPRRLKSPKRSPYRSSTKTMPRKTSHIDLKSSHNYTDTTHKLLKKVRKLDSMGTHSLEETLNKNKEHASSLKEKLTNMMKSASNNNTDLTNSSKGKSIKDINKKESNDADDEEDLALLRQKALETKQNKPNKQNEQLKTETIKHVSANMNDDQDEEDLELRMIALRSAVLKKHQNRIQKGIQLGKSKKSNSLRSESPFTQSFLDSIPIPGEENSASLPHTPIPANESDHTEDMELDTYVEREKEKLPYSPTDKITANISMDTELLGIQPSDVSFISLNGANNSLNFNTCNEDDQKSYQEKIIENRSFLPNIAYYAQSQNPLCATNGNIQYSSTDLTETFKSDFMKVHNSHLNVPSYENTCATVKSNHTSEVLDINSIQEMPYSPTDTPVYDPDLSHALPQALGPLTISNSSLVSLESYTSNTCGNNEQYNNVSTNQHTQSTKQVDNVNEDEQLNKAETFSMDPILRSNTSYLMESISPSSSMITIDDLPETEADVNLLTDTFKNIKTSEYIPNVANNVKDRISEPLYMKGLPDVTKDTNKIPTLINRTLVPAPILKTNKQLQLPLPTRKNALQQEPTFKSAEMQPVVINKESGTKINASFKPIKLMSFPQKSHSILTIPTAFHEDLTNEISADKSSHISLVESNTSATLTQNNIITSPNNTGDTKILAQKKKKLLKRGLKRKSAALIAKKHNTLCTNDDNVNTVDKQICKSDQILYADDKQNQKETYTQMDQADCVHICMSEMSKNIDDKLNKISFETNEDKIQRSNNSSNDTLGQGKNTEDRRQSLDEDEDALRAILLASLPKRTKITNSCSNSVTLTTTSTTSTVPNQVFVNQTVSNTVSSTVNNLPTPHINLCGSENDKNQSNAGEKIYNVTQKSLSLESIKASNTVIGKKRLIPIAKNPQKKFIKRISIPASTKVVNNAKKYQNTMIQKRLNLQRATIYNKQKIAENEVLSKMKSNDSKWSANTKALSGTQRIIINLESDTESESESEWQKSTAATSAHTVTIEKHQPAINPTAEFEKNLDQFLRAVRKKQESMAAARPTLISQTSKKDAVLITKPEKSNSSNLQTPLAVRHLPASQQEEYRRLKQQILEREKMKLHKTIENNNLIKNKNMEVSSKPISSNSSSKELYAKLHHTIPSKSQSISTQQLNKENCSKNLADSVKNTSISTSNIQSCISKMYDVDKQEHADPTQIKALTKSIINDICVSAESSPNNIGNKAVGNTQPTNISRKSPTKTKTSPSLKILSTDEVNRKYVHVQVKNDTNDRVVTINDKVTLNNETIIDRSKNISGNKNSSNKNIYDNNINQLSCPTEEDIVSNNTPFGNNNTVDSDTSTIILSRTPQNWNESLNTSESTIYLPRCQEDALLTSSTKDKHDIHFLSPKNNISPKDIRSIEENWEEIKKDVKTELNTLINLSRAEQEQRLIDTEQELVMKRYTILDDLAKMSQNLRQWHMERDLQTNLAAEVKKLREQLKVAEERLQVQRNRINNIGPKVVEARGKINAGRQKCYKLAIICTNLGNRIVGRDYKIPEAGAQLLDNRLKEVANHTRQLSRKKVPSIDISDIYELSKLEEVTVSSACTEICQSDTPEESNTTILNENESPIKSNEIRKTVHVEVTTSNVSDTDKKKNIVLNNCAPSVNEESTPTQNNHEQEVSTEQTNLSDNPVPTTGVLNLQRAQKLDNKVVVPENNVIRSTTSEAGSKRRNTMRLEGEPSMKKTLLPYESILTHFKVPRNTNPNGVLCPYELMGTCSDGDCQFIHQTGSQTK comes from the exons GACAGTGATATGGAAATTGTTGGTCTTGCAGATAATTCTAAACAAATTATGATACGTTCTGCTTccaaaaatagaaagaaaaaaaagaagaaaaagaaaagaaatcgtGTACTTTCATTGGATAATCTAGTTTCTTCGGCTACTGCAGATGTATCTAAGAAAGAATGCCCTAGTGTAGTAAAAGATGATGCGACAAAAAATACTTCTAGGTCACATTACAGAGAAATGAGTCCTATTCATAGAAGAAGTAGATCAAGAATAATTCCAAGATCATCACCCAAAAGACATAGATCTCTTATAAAATCAAGATCTCCTTTTAGAAGATCAAAATCGCCAATTACTCGTACTAGATCACCAGTGGCAAGGAGGTCTCCAAGAAGGCTTAAATCTCCTAAAAGATCACCATACAGATCCTCAACAAAGACAATGCCTCGGAAAACGTCACATATTGACTTAAAATCATCCCATAATTATACTGATACTACacataaattactaaaaaaagtaagaaaattagATTCAATGGGAACTCATTCATTAGAAgaaactttaaataaaaataaagagcaTGCATCTTCATTAAAAGAGAAGTTAACAAATATGATGAAAAGTGCTTCTAACAATAATACTGATTTGACAAATTCTTCAAAAGGAAAATCTATAaaggatataaataaaaaggaatcTAATGATGCAGATGATGAAGAAGATTTAGCATTATTAAGGCAGAAAGCTCttgaaacaaaacaaaataaacCAAATAAACAAAATGAACAGCTAAAGACTGAAACTATAAAACATGTGAGTGCAAATATGAATGATGATCAAGACGAAGAAGATTTGGAATTAAGAATGATTGCACTTCGTTCTGCTGTATTAAAAAAACATCAGAATAGAATTCAAAAGGGAATTCAATTGGGAAAGTCCAAGAAATCTAATAGCCTTCGTAGTGAAAGTCCATTTACTCAAAGCTTTTTGGATAGCATTCCCATACCTGGAGAGGAAAATTCTGCATCGTTACCTCATACTCCAATCCCTGCAAATGAAAGTGATCATACAGAGGATATGGAATTAGATACATAtgttgaaagagaaaaagaaaaattaccatATTCTCCAACAGACAAAATTACTGCCAATATATCTATGGATACAGAATTGTTAGGTATTCAGCCATCTGATGTATCATTCATCTCTCTTAATGGAGCAAATAATAGTCTAAATTTTAATACATGTAATGAGGATGATCAAAAATCTTATCAggagaaaattattgaaaatcgaAGTTTTTTGCCAAATATTGCATATTATGCACAATCACAAAATCCATTATGTGCTACAAATGGAAATATACAATATTCATCAACTGATTTAACAGAAACTTTTAAATCAGATTTTATGAAAGTACATAATTCTCATTTAAATGTACCTTCTTATGAAAATACATGTGCTACTGTTAAAAGTAATCATACTTCCGAAGTTTTAGATATTAATTCGATCCAAGAAATGCCTTATTCTCCAACTGACACTCCTGTATATGATCCTGATTTATCACATGCTCTTCCACAAGCTCTTGGTCCACTAACTATTTCAAATTCTTCCTTAGTTTCTTTAGAATCATATACTTCTAATACATGTGGGAATAATGaacaatataataatgtatcaaCAAATCAACATACACAAAGTACAAAACAAGTAGACAATGTAAATGAAGATGAACAATTAAATAAAGCAGAAACATTTTCAATGGATCCAATTCTTAGGTCTAATACAAGTTATCTTATGGAATCAATATCTCCTAGTAGTTCAATGATAACAATTGATGATCTTCCTGAAACCGAAGCAGATGTAAATCTATTAACTGAtactttcaaaaatataaaaacttcAGAGTACATTCCAAATGTAGCAAATAATGTTAAAGACAGAATATCAGAACCACTTTATATGAAGGGATTACCAGATGTTACCaaagatacaaataaaataccaaCATTAATTAATAGAACACTAGTTCCAGCACCAATTttgaaaacaaacaaacaatTGCAACTGCCATTACCAACTAGAAAGAATGCATTACAGCAAGAACCTACATTCAAAAGTGCAGAAATGCAGCCAGTTGTTATTAATAAAGAAAGTGGTACAAAAATAAATGCTTCCTTTAAACCTATAAAATTAATGTCCTTTCCACAAAAGTCACATTCTATTTTAACTATACCAACTGCATTTCATGAAGATCTAACTAATGAAATATCTGCAGATAAATCATCTCATATCTCACTAGTAGAAAGTAATACCAGTGCAACTCTGacacaaaataatataattacaagtCCAAATAATACAGGTGATACTAAAATTCTAgcacaaaagaaaaagaaactgcTTAAAAGgggattaaaaagaaaaagtgcTGCATTAATTGCAAAAAAACACAATACATTATGTACAAATGATGATAATGTAAATACTGTAGATAAGCAAATATGTAAATCGGATCAAATTCTTTATGCAGATGATAAACAAAATCAAAAAGAAACGTACACACAAATGGACCAGGCTGATTGTGTCCATATATGTATGTCAGAAATGTCCAAAAATATTGATGataaactaaataaaatttctttcgaaactAATGAAGATAAAATACAGAGAAGTAATAATTCATCTAATGATACATTAGGACAAGGAAAGAATACAGAAGACAGAAGACAAAGTCTTGATGAAGATGAAGATGCATTAAGAGCAATTTTATTAGCTTCTTTGCCAAAACGAACAAAAATCACTAACAGTTGTTCCAATTCAGTTACTCTTACAACAACAAGTACTACATCTACTGTACCAAATCAAGTATTTGTAAATCAAACTGTATCAAATACGGTATCATCTACAGTTAATAATTTACCAACTCCACATATAAATTTATGTGGTTCTGAAAACGATAAAAATCAATCAAATGCCGGagagaaaatatataatgttacacagaaAAGTTTATCTCTTGAAAGTATTAAGGCCTCAAACACAGTAATTGGAAAGAAAAGATTAATTCCTATAGCAAAAAATCCAcagaagaaatttataaaaagaatttcaattcCTGCAAGTACAAAAGTTGTAAATAATGCAAAAAAATACCAAAATACAATGATTCAAAAGAGATTAAATTTACAAAGAGCTACAATTTATAACAAGCAAAAAATTGCAGAAAATGAAGTTCTATCTAAAATGAAATCTAATGACAGTAAATGGTCTGCTAATACAAAGGCATTATCCGGTACACAAaggattattataaatttagagTCTGATACAGAAAGTGAATCTGAATCTGAATGGCAAAAGAGTACAGCTGCTACTTCAGCACATACTGTCACAATAGAAAAACATCAACCAGCAATAAATCCTACAgcagaatttgaaaaaaatttagATCAATTTTTACGTGCAGTACGGAAAAAACAAGAATCTATGGCAGCTGCAAGACCAACTTTAATATCACAAACATCTAAGAAAGATGCAGTATTAATAACAAAACCAGAAAAATCAAATTCATCCAATCTACAAACACCACTG GCTGTTCGTCATTTACCTGCATCTCAGCAAGAGGAATATCGACGGTTAAAACAACAAATTTTAGAACGCGAGAAGATGAAGCTACATAAAACAATAGAAAacaacaatttaataaaaaataaaaatatggaagTATCTTCAAAACCCATATCATCCAATAGCTCAAGTAAAGAGTTATATGCGAAACTACATCATACAATACCCTCAAAAAGTCAAAGTATAAGTACACAACAATTAAATAAGGAAAATTGTTCTAAAAATTTAGCAGATTCAGTAAAAAATACTAGTATATCAACGAGCAACATTCAGTCATGTATCAGCAAAATGTATGATGTTGATAAACAAGAACATGCAGATCCAACTCAAATAAAAGCACTAACAAAGTcaataataaatgatatatgtGTATCTGCTGAAAGTAGTCCAAATAATATTGGAAACAAAGCAGTTGGAAACACGCAACCGACGAATATATCGCGAAAGAGTCCAACGAAAACAAAAACTTCACCTAGCTTAAAAATTTTATCTACAGATGAAGTAAATCGAAAATATGTACACGTACAAGTAAAAAATGATACAAACGATCGAGTGGTAACAATAAATGATAAAGTGACCTTAAATAACGAAACAATAATCGATcgaagtaaaaatatttctggaaataaaaatagcagtaataaaaatatatatgataataatataaatcaacTTTCATGTCCTACAGAGGAAGACATTGTTTCTAATAATACTCCATTTGGTAATAACAATACAGTGGACTCAGATACATCGACTATTATTTTATCAAGAACACCTCAAAATTGGAACGAAAGTCTTAATACATCCGAATCTACAATATATCTTCCACGATGTCAGGAAGATGCATTATTGACTTCAAGTACAAAAGATAAACATGACATCCATTTTCTATCGCCCAAGAACAATATATCACCAAAAGATATAAGAAGCATAGAAGAAAATtgggaagaaattaaaaaagatgtcAAGACAGAGCTAAATACTCTTATTAATCTTTCACGTGCGGAACAAGAACAACGTTTAATAGATACAGAACAAGAATTAGTTATGAAACG cTATACGATCTTAGATGATTTGGCGAAGATGTCGCAAAATCTTCGTCAGTGGCATATGGAAAGAGATCTACAGACGAATTTAGCGGCTGAAGTCAAAAAGCTCAGGGAACAGCTCAAAGTTGCTGAAGAAAGATTACAGGTGCAACGTAAtcgtattaataatataggTCCAAAAGTAGTAGAAGCTCGCGGAAAAATCAATGCAGGTCGCCAAAAATGCTATAAACTCGCAATTATTTGTACAAACTTGGGAAATAGAATCGTAGGAAGAGattataa GATACCTGAAGCTGGAGCACAACTTTTAGATAATAGATTGAAAGAGGTAGCTAATCACACGCGACAACTTTCCCGGAAAAAAGTACCATCTATTGACATTTCGGACATATACGAATTATCAAAACTGGAAGAAGTAACTGTGTCTAGTGCATGTACAGAAATTTGTCAAAGTGATACTCCGGAAGAATCCAATACAAcaattttaaacgaaaatgAATCTCCAATAAAATCTAATGAAATTAGGAAAACTGTACACGTAGAAGTTACTACATCAAATGTAAGTGATAcagataagaaaaaaaatatagtattaAATAATTGTGCTCCAAGCGTTAATGAAGAAAGTACACCTACACAAAACAACCATGAACAAGAAGTATCTACTGAACAAACAAACTTAAGTGATAATCCTGTTCCTACTACTGGTGTGCTTAACTTACAACGTGCTCAAAAGCTGGATAATAAGGTAGTGGTACcagaaaataatgtaataaggTCTACAACTTCAGAAGCGGGTAGTAAAAGAAGGAATACTATGAGACTTGAAGGGGAACCTTCAATGAAAAAAACACTTTTACCTTATGAATCAATATTAACACACTTTAAGGTGCCAAG GAACACGAATCCCAATGGCGTCCTTTGTCCATACGAACTGATGGGAACATGCAGTGATGGAGATTGTCAATTTATTCATCAAACAGGGAGCCAAACCAAGTAG